The following are from one region of the Corylus avellana chromosome ca1, CavTom2PMs-1.0 genome:
- the LOC132167855 gene encoding thaumatin-like protein 1b — translation MGLRLLLSAAVFTLLTISFFSEVHSASFKIVNKCRRTIWPGLLSGANTPQLPTTGFALKSGKSKTITIPKSWSGRMWGRTHCGRDSSGKLSCLTGDCGSGMLQCAGSGAKPPATLAEFTLNGANGLDFYDVSLVDGYNLPMLVLPKGGTRGGCGATGCLVDLNGACPKELRVASGGRVVACRSACEALGDPRFCCSEAFATPDTCGPSMYSLFFKYICPRAYSYAYDDKTSTFTCASADYMIVFCPSPYTSQKLLGARKDGAQLPLVNKTTMYIPSHHANSASYSGR, via the exons ATGGGTCTCCGTCTGCTACTCTCCGCCGCCGTTTTCACTCTCCTCACCATCTCTTTCTTCTCAG AGGTCCACTCCGCTTCCTTCAAGATAGTCAACAAGTGCCGGCGCACGATATGGCCCGGTCTGCTATCCGGCGCCAACACGCCACAGCTCCCCACCACCGGGTTCGCGCTTAAGAGCGGCAAGTCCAAGACCATAACGATACCCAAGTCATGGTCGGGTCGGATGTGGGGTCGGACCCACTGTGGCCGAGACTCCAGCGGCAAGCTCTCATGCCTCACCGGCGACTGTGGGTCTGGGATGCTACAGTGCGCTGGCTCTGGGGCAAAGCCTCCTGCCACGCTGGCAGAATTCACGCTAAATGGCGCCAACGGGCTGGACTTCTACGACGTGAGCCTCGTCGACGGCTACAACCTCCCGATGCTTGTTCTACCAAAAGGAG gTACAAGAGGCGGATGTGGCGCCACCGGATGTTTAGTGGACTTGAACGGCGCGTGTCCGAAGGAGCTCCGTGTGGCGAGTGGGGGTCGGGTGGTGGCGTGCAGGAGTGCGTGCGAGGCGCTCGGCGATCCGAGGTTTTGTTGCAGCGAGGCGTTCGCTACGCCTGACACGTGTGGGCCGTCGATGTACTCACTGTTCTTCAAGTACATTTGCCCACGCGCGTATAGCTACGCGTACGATGATAAGACCAGTACCTTCACGTGTGCCTCCGCCGATTACATGATCGTATTCTGCCCGTCACCTTATACCAG TCAAAAATTGCTCGGAGCTCGGAAAGATGGGGCACAGCTACCACTGGTGAACAAGACCACAATGTACATACCAAGCCACCATGCAAACAGTGCTTCATACTCAG GCAGATAG
- the LOC132167018 gene encoding uncharacterized protein At2g29880-like: MSAVQDGIPGRTKAEWTPSRDAYLVEVFIEQHNCGRTAYNDFKNEVIKSVTHDFNKKFGLNLEEKQIKNRYNVMKKDYGVVKTLLGHIGFGWDETRQMVVADDKVWESYIAVRSEARPFRRRSFPLYKQMSVIFEGERANGKYQFPSGVPAKTEEENSNTETVRSSEPTNLPTQVVDGALDSDSIIRTNDVQHKKRKSFARTSSGRKKRACFAYKVGETIENALYGFFSAAKLNAMQRNASNELTLYQKCLEDLQQLEELDDTEFTKAVNVLRDDKNAVAFMTIKGHRRLTWLRSLWQV, encoded by the exons ATGTCTGCTGTACAAGATGGAATCCCAGGTCGAACCAAGGCAGAGTGGACACCATCTCGTGATGCCTATTTGGTTGAGGTTTTCATTGAGCAACACAATTGTGGAAGGACTGCTTACAATGACTTCAAGAATGAAGTAATTAAATCTGTTACACATGATTTCAATAAGAAGTTTGGCTTGAATTTAGAAGAGAAGCAGATAAAAAACCGTTACAATGTGATGAAGAAAGATTATGGTGTTGTTAAAACCTTGCTTGGTCATATTGGATTTGGCTGGGATGAAACTCGACAAATGGTTGTAGCTGATGATAAAGTTTGGGAAAGCTATATTGCG GTACGAAGTGAAGCACGGCCATTTCGACGAAGGAGCTTTCCTCTTTATAAACAAATGTCAGTCATTTTTGAAG GAGAAAGAGCAAACGGCAAATACCAATTTCCAAGTGGAGTACCTGCAAAAACTGAGGAGGAGAATAGCAACACAGAAACTGTGCGATCTTCAGAGCCCACTAACCTACCTACGCAAGTAGTTGATGGTGCCCTGGATTCAGATTCAATAATCCGTACAAATGACGTACAACACAAGAAGCGCAAATCCTTTGCTCGGACATCATCGGGTCGTAAGAAAAGAGCATGCTTTGCCTATAAAGTTGGGGAGACCATTGAAAATGCTCTATATGGGTTTTTCTCGGCAGCAAAGTTGAATGCTATGCAAAGGAATGCATCAAATGAATTAACTTTGTATCAGAAATGCCTGGAAGACTTGCAGCAGTTGGAAGAGTTGGATGACACTGAGTTTACAAAGGCTGTTAATGTTCTTAGGGATGATAAAAATGCAGTTGCATTCATGACAATAAAAGGACACCGGCGATTAACCTGGTTGAGGTCTCTATGGCAGGTATAG
- the LOC132167057 gene encoding auxin transporter-like protein 5: protein MTDIMASDKVVETVIVGNYVEMETEGKPKDVKTKLSKFFWHGGSAYDAWFSCASNQVAQVLLTLPYSFSQLGMLSGILFQLFYGLLGSWTAYLISVLYVEYRTRKEREKVDFRNHVIQWFEVLDGLLGKHWRNVGLAFNCTFLLFGSVIQLIACASNIYYINDNLDKRTWTYIFGACCATTVFIPSFHNYRIWSFLGLVMTTYTAWYLTIASLLHGQVEGVKHSGPSKLVLYFTGATNILYTFGGHAVTVEIMHAMWKPQKFKAIYLLATLYVLTLTLPSASAVYWAFGDLLLDHSNAFSLLPKSPFRDMAVILMLIHQFITFGFACTPLYFVWEKAIGMHECKSLCKRAAARLPVVVPIWFLAIIFPFFGPINSTVGSLLVSFTVYIIPALAHIFTFKSAAARENAVDRPPKFVGRWVGAYTINVFVVVWVFVVGFGFGGWASVTNFVRQIDTFGLFTKCYQCPPPLPPPPHLLNATAPPPLHHPGHHHSP from the exons ATGACAGACATCATGGCATCTGATAAGGTAGTGGAGACGGTGATAGTGGGCAATTATGTTGAAATGGAGACAGAAGGGAAGCCCAAGGATGTCAAAACCAAGTTGTCTAAGTTCTTTTGGCATGGGGGTTCCGCATATGATGCTTGGTTTAGCTGTGCTTCAAACCag GTGGCTCAAGTTCTGCTTACTCTGCCATACTCATTTTCCCAGCTGGGAATGCTGTCTGGCATACTCTTTCAGCTCTTCTACGGGTTGCTGGGGAGCTGGACTGCATATCTCATTAGCGTGCTCTATGTAGAATACAGAAccagaaaagaaagggaaaaagttGATTTCAGGAACCATGTCATCCAG TGGTTTGAGGTTCTTGATGGGCTGCTTGGAAAGCACTGGAGGAACGTGGGCTTGGCATTTAACTGCACTTTTCTTCTGTTTGGATCTGTCATTCAACTCATAGCTTGTGCAAG CAACATATATTACATAAATGATAATCTGGACAAGAGGACTTGGACCTACATCTTCGGAGCTTGCTGTGCCACCACTGTCTTTATTCCTTCCTTCCACAACTACAGAATTTGGTCCTTTTTAGGCCTTGTCATGACCACTTACACTGCTTGGTATCTCACCATTGCCTCCCTCCTCCACGGCCAG GTTGAGGGTGTTAAGCATTCGGGTCCGTCCAAGCTGGTGCTATATTTCACAGGGGCCACAAACATTCTCTACACATTCGGGGGACATGCTGTTACTGT GGAAATCATGCACGCAATGTGGAAGCCTCAGAAGTTCAAGGCCATATACTTACTGGCTACCCTGTATGTGCTCACACTGACACTTCCCTCTGCATCAGCAGTATATTGGGCATTTGGAGACTTGCTTCTCGACCACTCCAACGCTTTCTCTCTGCTCCCAAAATCACCCTTCAGAGACATGGCTGTCATTTTAATGCTCATCCACCAG TTCATAACATTTGGGTTTGCATGCACGCCCTTATACTTTGTGTGGGAAAAAGCCATAGGTATGCATGAGTGCAAGAGCCTCTGCAAGCGTGCGGCAGCAAGATTGCCTGTGGTCGTCCCCATATGGTTCCTGGCCATCATCTTCCCATTCTTTGGTCCCATCAACTCCACCGTCGGATCACTTCTCGTTAGCTTCACTGTCTACATCATCCCCGCTCTGGCCCACATCTTCACCTTCAAATCTGCGGCTGCACGAGAG AATGCAGTGGATCGGCCACCAAAGTTCGTGGGGAGATGGGTGGGGGCGTATACGATCAATGTGTTTGTGGTGGTTTGGGTGTTTGTTGTTGGCTTTGGATTCGGTGGGTGGGCTAGCGTGACAAATTTCGTACGCCAGATTGACACATTTGGGCTCTTCACAAAGTGTTACCAATGCCCTCCGCCGCTACCGCCGCCACCTCACCTACTGAATGCCACGGCGCCGCCTCCGCTCCACCACCCCGGCCACCATCACAGCCCTTGA
- the LOC132187834 gene encoding glycine-rich protein 2 has product MGERLSGTVKWFNDQKGFGFITPDDGGDDLFVHQSSIRAEGFRSLGEGEAVEYQIESGSDGRTKAVDVTGPGGADVQGSRSGSGGGGRGGRGGGGGGYGGGGYGGGGGRSGGRGGGGYSSGGYGGGGYGGGGGGYGGGGGGYGGGGGGSCYKCGESGHFARDCYQGSGGGGAGAGGGGGGGNCYNCGGSGHFARECPNSAR; this is encoded by the coding sequence ATGGGCGAGAGGCTGAGCGGGACGGTGAAGTGGTTCAATGACCAGAAGGGTTTCGGGTTCATAACCCCCGATGACGGAGGGGACGATCTGTTCGTGCACCAGTCCTCGATCCGCGCCGAGGGCTTCCGGAGTCTGGGCGAGGGCGAGGCCGTAGAGTACCAGATCGAGTCCGGATCTGATGGCCGCACCAAGGCCGTAGACGTCACCGGCCCCGGAGGGGCCGACGTGCAGGGAAGCCGTAGCGGATCTGGTGGTGGCGGAAGAGGAGGCCGTGGTGGCGGCGGCGGGGGGTATGGAGGTGGTGGTTACGGTGGTGGGGGTGGGAGATCTGGTGGGCGTGGAGGTGGTGGGTATAGCAGCGGTGGATATGGCGGTGGTGGCTATGGAGGTGGAGGGGGTGGCtatggaggtggaggtggtggcTACGGAGGCGGCGGCGGTGGGAGTTGTTACAAGTGTGGTGAAAGTGGCCACTTTGCTAGGGATTGCTATCAGGGTTCTGGTGGTGGTGGTGCTGGCGCTGGCGGCGGCGGTGGTGGTGGGAATTGCTACAACTGTGGGGGATCTGGGCATTTCGCTAGGGAGTGTCCTAACAGTGCACGTTGA